In the Bacillus sp. FJAT-42376 genome, AAAGATTTCAAATTCATCCCAAGAAAAGAATCACCCGCCGGCAGCTTCATATGGGGGGCGATTGTATTTAATAAATTCGCTGAATATTCATTAAACCAGATGATATTCAACTCATTATCAGTCAGGATGAGTGCTTCTCCTACGCTATTTAAAAGTTCGAACGGGTTAACCCCCAGTATATAATCCTTTTGCAGCATCAACTGCACCATCCCTCTCTTTCAAAAACCATGGCTGGATCAGCAAAGAGGCAGCTTTTTAAGCCTCTTCGAAATAATCTTTATAAAATCCGCTTACTTTACCAGAATTGTCTGCAACAAAATAAAATTCTTCCGTTTCATTTTTCACTTCATATGTATTCCCTTTAGTCAAAGCGC is a window encoding:
- a CDS encoding DUF6501 family protein, which translates into the protein MNHLNWHDKKTIKKVKCIHTNAEKYIVNRALTKGNTYEVKNETEEFYFVADNSGKVSGFYKDYFEEA